The following nucleotide sequence is from Paenibacillus andongensis.
ACATGCCAGGTGGGAGTGGTTAGTAGGTAATAGTAAAGAGATAGAAGTGTAGGTAATGGGTTCGTTTGCAGTAAGGTAAAGGGATAGAAGTGTAGGTAATGGGTTAGTTTGTAGTAAAGTAAAGGGAAAGTAGCATGCGGCGTTAGCATCCAGCAAAGAATTACACGAAATCCCCTAACTTGTCTATATATACGAAAAAAACCTTGTTTCAGCAGCTGATTCAGCTTGCTTAACAAGGTCTTTCTTTCTTTCTTTCTAATTAGTTTCTTCTGTCCATTGTCTTAACTTGCGATCCGAAGGGAGAAGGAAAGTCAGGATGCCGAGAAGCGGCAGAAATGCACACATTTCCATAACACGCGTCGTGCCCAGGGTGTCGCAGAGATTGCCAAGAACAACACTTCCGATGCCGCCCATTCCAAAGGCTAAACCTGTAATTAAGCCGGAAACGGTTCCGACTTTCCCAGGAAACAGCATTTGGGCGTACACAACGGTAACGGAAAAGCTGGATAATAGGATGATACCGATAATCACAAGTAAAACGTAAGCCCAAGTTATGGACACATGCGGTAACAGCAAAGCAAACGGCGCTGAACCAAGCATGGAAAAGAAAATGACATTACGCTTACCGAAACGGTCTGCAAGCGGACCACCAAAAAAGGTTCCAACCGCTCCTGCTGCTAGGAACAAGAAGATAAAGTCCTGTGCGCGGTCGATTGACATGCCGTATGTATCTTTCAAGAAAAAGGCGAAGTAGCCGCTCATTGCTGCTCCATACCAAGAACGGACGAATACAAGAAAAATAAGCAGGCAAATGGCAAACATGACTTGCTTGCGCCGCTGTGGGTTGACGGTGCGCTGTACGATTGTCTTAGCTTTGACCGGTGTGGCAAGCAGTACGGATTTGTACCAGCGAGCAATATATAATTGCACGGCGATAGCCACAGCTGCAACGCCTGTGAACCATATGGAACCGAATAATCCAAGTGGAATGAAAATCCATTTGGTCATCATGGGGGCCAAG
It contains:
- a CDS encoding MFS transporter, which encodes MASITASSPEQSSKSLHGTGDVKPTVYRILFAIGLVHLLNDSIQSVIPAIFPILKSEMGLSYTQIGWVQFAINFTASIMQPVVGLYTDRKPSPYMLPIGMASTLTGMLLLAFAHSYWVVLLSVCFVGLGSAAFHPEGSRVSHMAAGGRKGLAQSIFQVGGNAGQSLAPMMTKWIFIPLGLFGSIWFTGVAAVAIAVQLYIARWYKSVLLATPVKAKTIVQRTVNPQRRKQVMFAICLLIFLVFVRSWYGAAMSGYFAFFLKDTYGMSIDRAQDFIFLFLAAGAVGTFFGGPLADRFGKRNVIFFSMLGSAPFALLLPHVSITWAYVLLVIIGIILLSSFSVTVVYAQMLFPGKVGTVSGLITGLAFGMGGIGSVVLGNLCDTLGTTRVMEMCAFLPLLGILTFLLPSDRKLRQWTEETN